The Chryseobacterium aureum genome contains a region encoding:
- the lgt gene encoding prolipoprotein diacylglyceryl transferase: MSLLYINWDVNPEIVNILGLPIKYYGLLFLAGLVLSLNILKRIYKKEGLSAQAHEALFSYALIGILVGARLGHCLFYDFDYYSQHPVEVFLPIQKGVDGSYHFTGFAGLASHGGGIGLVIMLLIYARKYAIPFMTVLDAIAIVLPLGGTFIRLANLMNSEIIGTPATVPWAFIFRQVDDVPRHPAQLYESISYFIIFLIVYLIYRKNMFKIGKGFYFGISILLIFMMRILIEFIKVDQVEFEHGMSLNMGQLLSIPFVILGLLFMIKSILEKRKAETA; this comes from the coding sequence ATGAGTTTATTATATATCAACTGGGATGTAAATCCCGAAATCGTCAATATTTTGGGGCTGCCCATAAAATACTACGGACTTTTATTTCTAGCAGGACTTGTTTTATCTTTAAATATTTTAAAGCGTATTTATAAAAAAGAAGGGCTCAGCGCACAGGCACATGAAGCGTTATTTTCCTATGCATTGATTGGGATTTTAGTGGGAGCCAGACTGGGGCACTGTCTTTTTTATGATTTTGATTATTATTCGCAACACCCGGTTGAGGTATTTTTACCTATCCAGAAAGGAGTGGACGGCTCCTACCATTTTACGGGCTTTGCAGGTCTTGCCAGTCATGGTGGGGGTATAGGCCTGGTGATCATGCTTCTTATCTATGCAAGAAAGTATGCTATCCCGTTTATGACCGTTTTAGATGCAATTGCGATTGTACTTCCATTGGGAGGTACATTTATAAGGCTTGCCAATCTTATGAATTCTGAGATCATAGGAACGCCTGCTACTGTTCCATGGGCATTTATTTTCCGCCAGGTAGATGATGTTCCCAGACATCCTGCCCAGCTGTATGAGTCGATATCCTATTTTATTATTTTCCTTATTGTGTATTTGATATACAGGAAAAATATGTTTAAGATCGGAAAAGGGTTTTATTTCGGAATCAGTATTTTATTAATTTTCATGATGAGGATTCTGATCGAGTTTATCAAGGTAGACCAGGTAGAATTTGAGCACGGAATGAGCCTGAATATGGGACAGCTTCTTAGTATTCCATTTGTAATTCTCGGGTTATTGTTTATGATCAAAAGTATTTTGGAAAAAAGGAAGGCAGAAACGGCTTAA
- a CDS encoding low affinity iron permease family protein, whose translation MIKDIFSRLTAWPGYFMGSTLLGIAGLAVIFVKNTQNKDLKALQIKLDELIASNKNNTDSRLQNLTEDELDQLQRFYKNLEVQRTESLRKNDVTEKEITYYRYK comes from the coding sequence ATGATAAAAGATATTTTTAGCAGACTGACCGCATGGCCCGGTTATTTTATGGGCAGCACTTTATTGGGGATTGCCGGGCTTGCCGTCATATTCGTAAAGAATACGCAGAATAAAGATCTGAAAGCACTTCAGATTAAGCTTGACGAGTTGATTGCATCAAATAAGAATAATACCGATTCCCGGCTTCAGAATTTAACTGAAGATGAACTGGATCAATTGCAGCGCTTCTATAAAAATCTGGAAGTTCAGCGCACTGAAAGCCTCAGAAAGAACGATGTCACTGAAAAAGAAATAACGTACTATCGTTATAAATAA